CCTATAAGCCAACCTTTTACAAAACCCATGAGATATATAAGTGGCCATGCACAAAACACAACTTTTTACGAGGACAAAACCCCAAGTTGTATTAACtatcaaataattataagaaatgttTAGGCTTTCTCTAAACAAGACACACACTACTTTTCTAGGTGAGTTCATGTAGAGAATGTTTGGCAAAGTATACTTTATATAATCAACCCACTAATGTTACTCATATTCTAGGTAATGGGTTAGAGAAGGGCTTCAACCATTGTAACTTGTTGTAGCAGTTGCATTCCATGTTCCTGTTTTTGCCATCTATCACAATAGTTGCACTGCTTACTTCTATTTGTGCCATTGGTACCATGTTCAACAACTCACTCTCTTGAATATGCCACCTTTTTAGGTGTTGTTGCACCATTGCATGTAACCCATCCCATGAGATTTTCTTAGTTTGTGTCAtgtgtttgaaaaatatattagcCTGCTATGTGTCCCATATGAAATGCCTTGCAACAATGTCTAGTGTCATCTCCTTGATGCGTTAACAGCCCTTTGCCTAGGCTTCCCCTAATGTCAAAGTGTCACATCCATATGCCTTCAAATTTCATGTTCCTAATGTTTAACGGCCCTTGTTTGGTCTTTAACAATACCAAGTACTATATCATGTTAAGCCTGTACATGCTACTCAACCACTCATGTATATCTTGGTGACCCCATGTTTGTCAAGCCCCTTCTTGCCGACATCCTTGCTATAACATGGCCTGTATGTACCAAGCTCCCTTCATGGTCCATGACCGGCCTACATCCATTGCCTCGTTGCCACAACCGCACCTTATGATGTTGCACCTACACACACGTGCTAAAAAGATTCACCATCACACCTTGCTCTTGCCTTGGGCTCAATCTTGCCTTTGAAGTGGCATAGTCATTATCACCTACATTCCATTATTATCCTTAGAGAGAATTGCCCCCATTAGAGAGTTTTTTGAGCATTTCTCATCCTAACAAGAGAAGACATTGTATGTGTTTCCATGAACATAaggaattttatttaattatggaaaataaaaaatatatatattctcttgcTTGGAAACTTCTCAACCAACGAAATCACATACTTAAATTTTTGCAAAGCCTAGCCACCTACATGATACTTGCATGTGAGCACCGTGCCATCACATAAGTCCTTCAACGTAGTTAAGCTGCTCACACTTCCACATGGAAATAAAAGATTGCTTATAAGTTTGTTCAGGTTTTTATGATCTGCGCCTAAGTTTGTGTGGTCAACCATGACTTAAATTGATAAATGCCATTCCATTTTTGGGCTAATctaatttccttttcttcccaacCGTGAATCATTTATGGTCTCAACGTCATTGACAAGGGGGTATAGGAGAGGAACCTATGAAAACATGAATACAaccataaaatgaaataatatgcAAAAGAGGACCTTGAAAGTTTACTAAAATGTGGTGGAATTTTCTGTTCAgaaccatttcaatttttacatTCGGTTCATCATGAAGAacttaaaatccaattcaaatGTCCCCTGCCTAACATCAAACATCAACACCATTTGCCTTCGTACCCAAGGTTCGAAGCAACCAAGGACATAGTCTATACATAGAGATATGAATTATGAGAGCATATCAATGTGAATGgtataaatattattagaaaGAAAGAGATGACTCGAGTAGGGAACAGTTTATGAAGACAACaaacaaattaatattaatccaaTCATGAGCCAAGTGGCAAAATTTTACAACAAACTAGGAGAGTTGCAAATCATGATACTATTATTGAACAGGGATAActaggaaaggaaaaagaaaagaattgattTGTTACTACCTGGGATTTCCTCACTGAGAAATTAAACTTGGTGTCTGTTGTCAACTAACACTTATTGCACTTACTACAATCTTGCTCCACAGTTTGAACAAATCAAATGGAGCCTCTTTATTTACAAGGGTTCCCATGCAGAcatttttttcatcatcatcactcGTTCAAGCAGCTTTTAATCTGGTCCTGTTGACGGTAAGATACCTTCTAAGTGCAAGCAGTATGACCCATGTTGTCTTTGTGATCTTCTCCTTAATCATCAGAAGCAGGGCTGAGCTTAACACGGTTTTCAGGATCTGGGCCTCTAATCCTTTGAAAAAACCAAGCAGGCCTTCTCTTTTCCAAATGGAATAGATTGTATCTGACACTGTTTTTCGGGGTTGAGCTTCTTTGGTCGTCCCATCTTCGTCTGATTCTGCAGCTTGAAGCATGACCTTACACCTGTCCACAgtccatattttaattttatcaatgaaattgattttttttttatatgtcaTTTTTCACAGAATACtccaatataaaaaatgagtttgtGAATCCTGATGCTGTGGAAAACAAAAGGACAAGGCTTCATTCCCATGAGTCATGGACATGGACTACACAAGGAAGAAGGATTAAATAACTATCCCCTAAAATGATGCATGAAAATGCTAGGGAAGAATGAACGAATAAAGTTTCCACCTGATAGCTGGGTATGTCACGGTGGTGGCAATACACTTAGAGACTGCCCCTAAAACAAAAGCAGAAAAGGCAGAAAGAGCCTCCGGGGATGATTCTGTACCAGTTTTATTGCTCAGCTTCCCCTTCAAAAGTCTTAGTTTCAGCTGATCAAAGACCGTGTACTGCACCACACAGGAGTTCTTGCAAGTTAAATCTCGATTGAATCGTGTTTACCGGAAAGGAAAAAGATCATAAATTCATGGAGTAAGAAACAGTAGTGGTAGTTAGCCATCCTTGAGTGGAATATGAATTAGATGGGGCAACAACAGTTACTCCCTCTATCTGAAAACTCAAATGCCAAAAGCATACTCATGCTGATATTATAAGCCTAAAAATCAAACACATGGATCCCACCATACAGACCACTCCCTCCATGTGAGTTACATACAAGCTTCATACCAGGACGCATAGCCAAGTACCTGGATAGAGGGGTTTGCTGTTAGAAGCAGAGAGATGCCAAGACCATCAAATGCCTCCTTCCAAGTACCCTCCGAAAGAGTTTTCCAAAGTCCTTTAGATTTCCCAAATGCACTTGTCTGCATCCTTGAGGATGCTGTATCCAAGGGCTGTAAAGTAAGATTGCATATTAGAGCATCCGACATTGAGAAATGGAATGGTGATTGAAACCTACGTAACAAAAATGAAGTAAATAAGGATAACAGatagaaataattaaacaaaatcatTCTATTgtcttttttccttgttttcacTCTCTTGGCCTTTTGTACCCTATCAATAAGTTGTGTTGGCCTTTCTTTCACCCATTGGATACCTTCCGTATACTTGGGGTGCACCCCCTTTGTCTGTCAGCACTTATTAATAAAATCTCTATTTGCCAAccaaaaaatatagtattttttaatttaaaattagtcCATGTGTTGACTTATTGGATATATAAGGTTTGTAGATTTCAACATATGATCTTTCTGGTAATTACATCTCTCTAGAAGGCGAGTCTTCTTTTCTTCCTCATTCCAGGGAAAGCAAAAAGGAGTTTTACTGTCTTCCAATGCGGTGTTCAAACAGCACCGAAATAAATGGAACCCAGACAGGCTTGTTAGCATGTTATGTTTTAACCACAGGTGTTCACAAACAGTCATAATATAAGTTTTTCAGTTAATTGGCTAAAAGAGGTAAAAATGCCACATATCATCACACCACAAGAAACGATTCAAATTGCAGCTCATAGAAAAGATGTTTCTATTCAAGCAAAAAGAACACATCAAAGTAGGACTCGCCTGTGTCATTAAGACAGTACAAGCCCCAGCAGCTGCAGCAACAATCAGGTTTGCCTTTGTTCGAATGGTTTTTGCGCCACTTTTCTCCAAATATAACCTCTTAAAGAAACTGTATCCATAGAAATAGACAAACTGGGAAATAAACGACTGCAGATTCTTTGTCCCAAGCCCCTGGTACAATGAAAGAACTTGGTTGGTAGAAATTGCCTCCCATAGAACATCAGAAATGTTCCTGCAATAGTCCAAAAGTATGTCAAATATCCATTTGTGTAATCATTCTCACCTTAACAACATAAAGTGATCGATTTGATTTTTCAGCCATCACCCTTAAGCTGTCAAATAGGAGAATATAGATTGAAAAGTTCAAATCAAGAAGTCAGTAATTTAGACTTGAAGCATTTTgcataagaaattaatttgagaatCGTCTATGGGGTATCACCTATTCTTCTCATGTTCAATTAGGAGGCAATTAATTAAGAATGTGGGGATAAGCCACATGTGTAAGGTAATAGTtacaaaaaatgagaaaatgtcCAACCATGAAGGGTGACAAACAAACCACTAAACCAAAGAAGACCCTCTATAGTTTAACATATTCTGAACATCTGAAACAAAAAATCagccaaaataataatataatcacTAGCCCTTTGGAAGCAATTTTCCTTTCCTGGATAATTCCCCATTTGACTGCTGACAAATTTTGTAACAAACAATTTGACTCCAAAATCCAAATAGATCAAGAAATCAAAAGAGCAACATAGTGGAGGACATTTTGAGCTGGAGAGAAAGCAATAATAGAAGAGCTTTAAGACTTAAAAGATGGCTGTGGTTTCTCCCGGCGGAAAGTGCTGGTTTGGAGTGGATTCGAAGACCTTCGAGATTTCAGTCGACGAGGCCAAGGGGAAAGTGTTAGGAACAGTTTGCGAAAGGAGTCCCAACTTTTCTTCTTGGATTCGTTTTAGTGGTAAGGGCCTGTCCTTCCTTTTGGAAGGAGCTGAGACCTGCTGCTTTCTCAAAGTGGGGGAGCGATTCAAAAAAAGCTTGGGTGGAGGGGGAAAGAAGATATCAGATGGAATTGCGCTCTAATAGAGCAGGTCGGTTTTTGTTTTGCACAGCCTGAGATGTAGAAGGTAAGAAATTCTCATTGGCTTTCCCCAAAGGCAAGGGAGTGGTTGGAGGTTGGAAACTTTTGGCTGGGAAATTAAGAAGCTTTGGTTTCTCCTTAGCTCAAAAGGGTGACGAGCACTCAGGAGGGAGGGGTCTTAATGGGGCCAGTGTTAGGAAAAATGACCTACTTCCAGAGACAGATCTTACTGGTTCTACTGAAATTCGGAACGTTGTATGGttagaaacaaaaaaggagGTGATTGATAGTAACAAGGAGGTTTTGAGGAGGAGCTTGGTGGGGAGATGGGGGGGTTCCGATCAGCCCCCTTTCCTCGACTCCCTTAAGTCTTGGGCGCAGTCCAACTGGATGTTGAGAGGAAATCTTCGCTCGGCTCCGTTAGGAGGCCCGCTTATACTCTTTGAGTTTGAAGATGTCGCTGAAGCTAAGAGGGTGTTGCACTCAGGGGTCAAGTGGTTTAAAGGTAAATGCCTTCTCTTGGATTGGTGGAAACCCTCCGTTGGTTGTCTCATAGAGAACAGGAAGAGCCGAGAAGTGTGGGTAAGAATTATGGGGCTCCCTCTGCACCTTTGGGGGATGAATTTTTTCAAGAGCTTAGGGGATGCCTGTGGCCGCTTTGTGAGTGTTGACGAGGATACGATGGAACGCCGGAACTTGCAATGGGCCAGAATCCTCGTCAGAGTAAGAGGGTGGAATCTCCCGAGTTCTTTGCGGCTAGTAACAGGTTCTATATGTTTCGCGGTCCAATTATGGTGGGAGACTGCTCCTTGGATCAGTGAGGTGCAGTCTTCTTGGTGTTGCACGGGAAGAGGGGGTAAGGTTGAGGGTGAGGTTGGGTCACGCGCCTTCCTGAG
This region of Vitis vinifera cultivar Pinot Noir 40024 chromosome 5, ASM3070453v1 genomic DNA includes:
- the LOC100252792 gene encoding peroxisomal adenine nucleotide carrier 1 yields the protein MGFDTESLLEATSGAVGALVSTTILYPLDTCKTKYQAEVSGHHQQKYRNISDVLWEAISTNQVLSLYQGLGTKNLQSFISQFVYFYGYSFFKRLYLEKSGAKTIRTKANLIVAAAAGACTVLMTQPLDTASSRMQTSAFGKSKGLWKTLSEGTWKEAFDGLGISLLLTANPSIQYTVFDQLKLRLLKGKLSNKTGTESSPEALSAFSAFVLGAVSKCIATTVTYPAIRCKVMLQAAESDEDGTTKEAQPRKTVSDTIYSIWKREGLLGFFKGLEAQILKTVLSSALLLMIKEKITKTTWVILLALRRYLTVNRTRLKAA